A region of the Burkholderia savannae genome:
CACGCGCTCCACGGCGCGCCGGGAAACATATCCGCGAGCGCGCTGCATCGGCCTCCCTTCATCCCGATTCCGTTTCTCGCCGGCTGCTCTTCCGGCAGCTTCAGCTCATCCCGCGCACGCGCGAACGCATCCGGACATTTCGCGCGCGTGAGATCCGCATTTTTCGTCGCCCGAGCGGAGGCCGACGCTCGACCGCCAGGCGCGTTGCCGTCTCGCGTGCCGGCGTCGAATGGGCCACGCGCGATTCGCTGCGAGTGCCGCGCGCACGGGCGCGCAAGCCGGCGAGGGCGGCGGCGCGGAAGGCCGCATATGATTTCCGACCCCACTAATTCACCCAATCCGCAGCTTATTGGGATCAGCCATTATTTTCCTTGTAAAGATCCCGAAATGGACTAATATTGTTAGTAGATTCATTTTGAGACTAACTGCCATGTCCCGTCCTGCTTTGAAGCCGCTGCCGAATCCGCCGGAGGCGACGGTCGCGCAAATGTCGGCGGCCGGCCTGCGCGCGTTCTTCAACATCGCGCGCGACTGGGAGCTGTCGACCGACGAGCAGATCGTCCTGCTGGGCTCGCCCGGCCGCTCGACGTTCTTCAAATGGAAGGCGTCGCCGCAAACCGCGCGCCTCACGCACGATACGCTCGAGCGCCTGTCGCTCGTGCTCGGCATCTACAAGGCGCTGCAGATCCTGCTGCCGCAGCCCGCCGCGGCGGACGCGTGGGTCAAGCGGCCGAACGACGCCGCGCCGTTCAACGGCAGGCGCGCGCTCGACCGGATGCTCGCGGGGAACGTCAGCGATCTCGTCGCGGTGCGCCAATATCTCGACGCGACGCGAGGCGGATGGGCGTGATCTTTCCCGAACGGCAGACGAACTGGCCCGTCGCGGCGCTCGACTGGGCACCCGCCTACCGCGTGATCCCCACGCGCTTTCCCGCGATCAATCTGTTCGACCGCGTCGCGTCGGCCGAGGATTTCGACGCGCTGTACGCGCTCGAGGCGTTGACCAACGATCGCGTGCGTACCGAGGTGGGCGTGCTCGGTCTCGTGCCGCCCGACGAGCGGCGCTTCGGGCCGGGCTACGGGCCGATCATGGCCGCGTTCACGCACCTGAATCCGAACGGCAGCCGTTTCTCCGACGGCAGCTACGGCGTGTTTTATTGCGCGCACACGCGCAACACGGCGATTGCGGAGACGCGCTATCACGCGTCGCTGTTCCTCGCGGCGACGAAGGAGCCGCCGATGCGTCAGCAGATGCGTCTCTACACGGTGGCCGCGCACGGCGAGGTCGCCGACCTGCGCGCGTGGCGCGAGCGCGATCCGGCGTTTCTCGATCCCGCCGACTATGCAGCCGGGCAGGCGTTCGGCCGTGCGGTGCGCGAGGCGGGCGGCGCGGGCGTCGCGTATCCGTCGGTGCGGGACCCGGGAGGCGAATGTCTCGCGGCGTTCAGGACGCTGCTGCTGCGCGATTGTCACCACGCCGCGTATCTCGAGTACAACTGGAACGGCGCGGCGATCGACGCGGTGTTCGAGCTGAGTCAGATCGGCTGACGATGCGGGCGGCGCGCGGCGGGACGCCCGGCGCAAGGCAGCATCGTTGCGCCGTCGCGGCTCCACGGTGGCGCCGCGGCCCGCGCATCAAGGCAGCGGCACGTCCGCCGCGCCCTGTTGGCGCGCGGCCGCGACCGACAGCGACCAGCTTTCGCCGCTGCGCGTGTCGAGCAGCGTGAGCCGGCCCGACGGATCGAACGCGCCGGTGTCGATGAACGTCTGCGCGCCGATTCTCACGACGTCGTGCATCGGCGTGTGGCCGCAATACGTGGTCGACATGCCGATCTGGCGTGCGGCCGGGTCGGTGCGGCCGTACGCGAGCTCGCGGCCCCACAGCAGGCGTGTGATCACGTCGGGCGCGTAGTCGCCGCGATCGAGGTCGGCGTCGCTGCCGAAGAATTCCGCGTGCAGCACGTTGAAGCGCTCGTCGCCTTCGCCGACGACGCGCACGAGCGGCAGTTCGCGCAGCCGTCGCGCATAGCATTCGAGCGTCGCGACGGGCAGGTCGGACGCCCAGTCGCCGCCGATGCGCTTCCAGACGCTCATCGGCAGCCTGCCGTCCGCGACCGAGCACAGCACGTCCTCGTGATTGCCGAGCACACAGTGGAACCACGGGCGCTCGAGCAGCGCGAGCGCCGCTTCCGACTGCGCGCCGCGGTCGACGAGATCGCCGACGGAGAACAGCCGGTCGCGCGCCGGATCGAAGCGCACGGTGTGCAGCAGCACGCGCAGCGGTTCGACGCAGCCGTGCAGATCGCCGACGACGAAATCGCGGCCGGCATGGTTCGCGGTATGGCGACGGATCAGGGGAGCGGTGTCCATTCGCCCATCTTAGGACACAGCCGCCCTTGGCGCAGCGGGACAACATGACGATAATCGCTGCGACGCGCCGCAGCAGCGGCGCGGTCTTTCACTCGACTTTCGATCGTCTCGACGAGGAATCATGACGCTTTATCCGCAAGTGCTGCGCAATCGTCCGCGCATGATGATCGCGGCCGCCGCCGGCGTCGCGTTCGGCCTGCTGTTCCCGTATCCGCTGCGGCCGTTCGCGCGTGTGCTGATCGGCTGGGATTGCACGATCTGGCTGTATCTCGTGCTGATGTGGGTGCGGATGGTGCGCGCGCAACATCACAGGGTGCGCGAGATCGCGATGCGCGAGGACGAGAACGCGACGATCGTGCTGACCATCATCTGTTTCGCAACGGTCGCGAGCATCGCCGCGATCGTGCTCGAGCTCGTCAGCGCGAAGAGCGTCGGATTCCGCTACGGCCTCGGTCATTACGCGGTGACGGGCGCGACGATGTTCGGCGCATGGTTCCTGATTCCGACGATCTTCACGCTGCACTACGCGCGGCTCTACTATCTGTCGCCGAAGGACGCGCGCGCGCTGTCGTTTCCCGATCGCGATCTCGAGCCCGATTATTGGGATTTCCTGTATTTCTCGTTCACGATCGCGGTCGCGTCGCAGACGTCCGACGTATCGCTGCGCGGGCGATCGATCCGGCGCGCGGCGCTCGCGCAGTCGATTCTGTCGTTCTATTTCAACATGGCGGTGCTCGGGCTGTCGGTCAACGTCGCGGCGGGGCTCCTGAGCTGAATTCGATTGCGCCGACGTCGCATGCCGCGTCAGCCGGCGCATTCGCGCCGGCGCGGCGAGGCGGCGCATGCGATTTCCGGACAGGCAGCCGTTTCCTTGCATTTCACGAGTGCGCGGCCTAATGTGCAGCCAGGAGGCTGCATATGAACACATCGACCGATCGTATCGAAAGGCGGATCGTGCTGAGCGCGCCGCGCTCGCGCGTGTGGCGCGCGCTGACGAACGCCGACGAGTTCGGCGCGTGGTTTCGCGTCGATCTCGCAGGGCAGACCTTCGAGGCGGGACGCCACGTCGAAGGCCGCATCACGTATCCCGGTTACGAGCATGTAGTGTTGCAGATGCGGATCGAGCGGATCGAGCCGGAGCATCATTTCTCGTACCGCTGGCATCCGGCCGCGGTCGATCCCGCGCTCGACTACTCGCAAGAGACGCCGACGCTCGTCGCGTTCGAGCTCGCCGACGTCGAAGCCGGCACGTTGCTCACCATCATCGAATCGGGCTTCGACAAGCTGCCCATCGAGCGCCGCGCGGATGCGTTCCGGATGAACGGCGGCGGCTGGGACGAGCAGATGAAGAACATCGCCGTACATGTCGACGCGCGCTGACGGCCGGCCGCCGCGCGCGCCGCTCAAGCGCGCGCAGTTGCGCGATTGCGCGACGGTGTTCGCCGCGCTCGGCGACGAGACCCGCTTGCGCATCGTCGCCGCGCTGTGCGCGGGCACGGCGCTGTCGATCGCGCGGATCACCGCGGGCACCGACATCACGCGCCAGTCGGTCACGCAGCATCTGCAGGTGCTGGCGGACGCGGGGCTCGTGCGTGACGCGAAGCTCGGGCGCGAGCGGCTGTGGAGCTTCGAGCCCGCGCAGATCGATATCGCGCGGGCGGCGCTCGACGCGATCGGCCGGCGGTGGGATCAGGCGTTGCTGCGGCTCGAGCACGCAGTTCAGGCATGATGGCTGCGCTTGCGGCGCGCCGCTTCGCTTTCGCGGCGGGAACGGTCAGTTAAACGAACGATCGTCGATGGACGAACCGTTTCGCGCACGGCCGATGCGAGTGCCGTTTCGAAGCGGTCGCGAACGTCTCGCGAAATATCTCGCCACGCGGCTACTTGCCGTCGTGCGCGCTCCGCCTGGCGCATGGAGACAGTCCCGCTCGCCGCGCTCATCCGGCGCGCTCGGCGGCAGACGCCGAATCGAGTGGCGAGACGCGCGGGCATCGCTTGCCTGTCCGATTTCATGACCGCACGGAATCGCGATCGATGAAGGGCGGCTCGTGCAACTGCTCACGCGCCAGACGCACGACGTGCTGCAGCCGGTTCACGCAGTCTATCGCCGCAATACGGCGATCTCGTCGCGCATCGCATCGTTCGTCGATTGTCTGACATCTGACGAGATGAAACGCATCGGATCGCAACGCGCTCGGCGCGGAAGTGCCGGGCGCCTAATCGGCGAATGCGTCGGGCCTGCAGCGACACGCGCTTGCCTCCTCTTTTACGATCGCATTCAACGCGAAACCGCGCTTTTCCGCTCTTGCTAAAGAATTCAACCGCGCGCGCAGCGGCATGCTTTGAATCATCCATTTATTTAGGCAGCCAAAAATACATCAACAAACGCTTAAATATCAGGTTCGGAGCTTATTCTTGAATCGCGCTGAAATCGTGCGGACATATTCTGGAAGTGATCTAAGTATTTCCGCAGGGAATTTCATCTAGCCTATCAATCAACGAATGCGGCGACGAACGACACGCATTCGAGCCGACGTCGAGCAACGCGCATTCCGCCTGTTCGACGTGCGCTCGCCAGCATTGCATCCGGGTGCGGGCGCGTCCGCTTCATCGGCGGATCGGCGGTGC
Encoded here:
- a CDS encoding MbcA/ParS/Xre antitoxin family protein encodes the protein MSRPALKPLPNPPEATVAQMSAAGLRAFFNIARDWELSTDEQIVLLGSPGRSTFFKWKASPQTARLTHDTLERLSLVLGIYKALQILLPQPAAADAWVKRPNDAAPFNGRRALDRMLAGNVSDLVAVRQYLDATRGGWA
- a CDS encoding RES family NAD+ phosphorylase — protein: MGVIFPERQTNWPVAALDWAPAYRVIPTRFPAINLFDRVASAEDFDALYALEALTNDRVRTEVGVLGLVPPDERRFGPGYGPIMAAFTHLNPNGSRFSDGSYGVFYCAHTRNTAIAETRYHASLFLAATKEPPMRQQMRLYTVAAHGEVADLRAWRERDPAFLDPADYAAGQAFGRAVREAGGAGVAYPSVRDPGGECLAAFRTLLLRDCHHAAYLEYNWNGAAIDAVFELSQIG
- a CDS encoding metallophosphoesterase; this encodes MDTAPLIRRHTANHAGRDFVVGDLHGCVEPLRVLLHTVRFDPARDRLFSVGDLVDRGAQSEAALALLERPWFHCVLGNHEDVLCSVADGRLPMSVWKRIGGDWASDLPVATLECYARRLRELPLVRVVGEGDERFNVLHAEFFGSDADLDRGDYAPDVITRLLWGRELAYGRTDPAARQIGMSTTYCGHTPMHDVVRIGAQTFIDTGAFDPSGRLTLLDTRSGESWSLSVAAARQQGAADVPLP
- a CDS encoding DUF1345 domain-containing protein translates to MTLYPQVLRNRPRMMIAAAAGVAFGLLFPYPLRPFARVLIGWDCTIWLYLVLMWVRMVRAQHHRVREIAMREDENATIVLTIICFATVASIAAIVLELVSAKSVGFRYGLGHYAVTGATMFGAWFLIPTIFTLHYARLYYLSPKDARALSFPDRDLEPDYWDFLYFSFTIAVASQTSDVSLRGRSIRRAALAQSILSFYFNMAVLGLSVNVAAGLLS
- a CDS encoding SRPBCC family protein, with amino-acid sequence MNTSTDRIERRIVLSAPRSRVWRALTNADEFGAWFRVDLAGQTFEAGRHVEGRITYPGYEHVVLQMRIERIEPEHHFSYRWHPAAVDPALDYSQETPTLVAFELADVEAGTLLTIIESGFDKLPIERRADAFRMNGGGWDEQMKNIAVHVDAR
- a CDS encoding ArsR/SmtB family transcription factor; amino-acid sequence: MSTRADGRPPRAPLKRAQLRDCATVFAALGDETRLRIVAALCAGTALSIARITAGTDITRQSVTQHLQVLADAGLVRDAKLGRERLWSFEPAQIDIARAALDAIGRRWDQALLRLEHAVQA